The following proteins come from a genomic window of Chionomys nivalis chromosome 9, mChiNiv1.1, whole genome shotgun sequence:
- the Muc15 gene encoding mucin-15 isoform X1: MLTLAKIVLISSLFIWLPFARPEKKNPGRNVTQYTIEDLKTAGNQSIPLERRTNVTSEKDNSNTSKPMVTDASVLDLPTTYETIHSTPNWPTASSTEGPRPTSTYSIPPLTDSFVSKLPLNSSTADFSAHTDPTRSALSESFTWSLDNDTMNIPDNISSTEGILPLPPMTSPVTPLTDEPTGWPATDNDNFAGFTLYQEITTLQPTLKFTNNSKFFSNTSDSPKEYKNTGIVFGGILGAILGASLLSLVGYLLCGQRKTDSFSHRRLYDDRNEPVTTTQL; encoded by the exons ATGCTGACCTTAGCCAAAATTGTGTTGATTTCAAGTCTATTCATTTGGTTACCATTTGCAAGGCCTGAGAAAAAGAATCCAGGAAGAAATGTAACTCAGTACACCATAGAAGATTTGAAAACAGCGGGAAACCAATCCATTCCTTTGGAAAGAAGGACAAATGTGACTTCAGAGAAAGACAATAGTAATACCTCCAAACCCATGGTGACAGATGCCTCTGTTTTGGATTTACCCACGACCTACGAAACAATACATTCTACCCCTAACTGGCCAACAGCTAGCTCTACTGAGGGCCCAAGACCCACCTCCACATATTCCATCCCACCCTTGACTGATAGCTTCGTTTCCAAGTTGCCTTTGAACTCATCCACAGCAGATTTCTCAGCACATACCGATCCTACGCGTTCTGCATTATCAGAAAGTTTCACCTGGTCTCTGGACAATGACACCATGAACATTCCTGACAATATTTCCAGTACTGAGGGCATTCTCCCTCTACCTCCGATGACCTCACCTGTGACCCCTTTGACAGATGAACCTACTGGATGGCCTGCCACAGACAATGACAACTTTGCTGGTTTTACCCTGTATCAAGAAATAACAACTTTACAGCCTACCTTAAAATTCACCaataattcaaaatttttttCCAATACATCAGACTCCCCAAAAG agtaTAAGAATACAGGAATAGTATTTGGAGGCATTTTAGGGGCAATTTTGGGTGCATCACTGCTTAGCCTTGTAGGCTACTTATTGTGTGGACAACGGAAGACAGATTCATTTTCCCATCGGCGACTTTATGATGACAGAAATGAACCAG TTACTACAACTCAGCTGTGA
- the Muc15 gene encoding mucin-15 isoform X2: MLTLAKIVLISSLFIWLPFARPEKKNPGRNVTQYTIEDLKTAGNQSIPLERRTNVTSEKDNSNTSKPMVTDASVLDLPTTYETIHSTPNWPTASSTEGPRPTSTYSIPPLTDSFVSKLPLNSSTADFSAHTDPTRSALSESFTWSLDNDTMNIPDNISSTEGILPLPPMTSPVTPLTDEPTGWPATDNDNFAGFTLYQEITTLQPTLKFTNNSKFFSNTSDSPKEYKNTGIVFGGILGAILGASLLSLVGYLLCGQRKTDSFSHRRLYDDRNEPVLRLDNAPEPYDVNFGNSSYYNSAVSDSSMPEGRESVQDGIPMDDIPTLRTSM, translated from the exons ATGCTGACCTTAGCCAAAATTGTGTTGATTTCAAGTCTATTCATTTGGTTACCATTTGCAAGGCCTGAGAAAAAGAATCCAGGAAGAAATGTAACTCAGTACACCATAGAAGATTTGAAAACAGCGGGAAACCAATCCATTCCTTTGGAAAGAAGGACAAATGTGACTTCAGAGAAAGACAATAGTAATACCTCCAAACCCATGGTGACAGATGCCTCTGTTTTGGATTTACCCACGACCTACGAAACAATACATTCTACCCCTAACTGGCCAACAGCTAGCTCTACTGAGGGCCCAAGACCCACCTCCACATATTCCATCCCACCCTTGACTGATAGCTTCGTTTCCAAGTTGCCTTTGAACTCATCCACAGCAGATTTCTCAGCACATACCGATCCTACGCGTTCTGCATTATCAGAAAGTTTCACCTGGTCTCTGGACAATGACACCATGAACATTCCTGACAATATTTCCAGTACTGAGGGCATTCTCCCTCTACCTCCGATGACCTCACCTGTGACCCCTTTGACAGATGAACCTACTGGATGGCCTGCCACAGACAATGACAACTTTGCTGGTTTTACCCTGTATCAAGAAATAACAACTTTACAGCCTACCTTAAAATTCACCaataattcaaaatttttttCCAATACATCAGACTCCCCAAAAG agtaTAAGAATACAGGAATAGTATTTGGAGGCATTTTAGGGGCAATTTTGGGTGCATCACTGCTTAGCCTTGTAGGCTACTTATTGTGTGGACAACGGAAGACAGATTCATTTTCCCATCGGCGACTTTATGATGACAGAAATGAACCAG tcCTGCGATTAGACAATGCACCAGAACCTTATGATGTCAATTTTGGAAATTCTAGTTACTACAACTCAGCTGTGAGTGACTCATCCAtgccagaaggcagagaaagtgtACAAGATGGCATTCCTATGGATGATATACCAACACTTCGAACCTCAATGTAA